One genomic region from Paramicrobacterium agarici encodes:
- a CDS encoding DUF3039 domain-containing protein: MNVQVRTDDPLSTGGSTSVLDRELEELIEKESIDPGDHERFSHYVKKDKILESAISGKPVRALCGKKWTPGRDPEKFPVCPECKKVYERMRDA, from the coding sequence ATGAACGTTCAGGTGCGCACAGACGACCCGCTCTCGACCGGCGGATCGACGTCTGTTCTCGATCGTGAGCTTGAGGAGCTGATCGAGAAGGAGTCGATCGACCCGGGCGACCACGAGCGCTTCTCGCACTACGTCAAGAAAGACAAGATTCTCGAGTCTGCGATCTCGGGAAAACCTGTGCGAGCGCTTTGCGGCAAGAAATGGACGCCCGGCCGCGACCCGGAGAAGTTTCCGGTCTGCCCCGAGTGCAAAAAGGTCTACGAGCGGATGCGTGACGCGTAG
- a CDS encoding CDP-glycerol glycerophosphotransferase family protein, whose protein sequence is MNVIGDARKAVQLGKKLVDNRRAHVQLRQKVRSQPPLQPGRFKIAVYFADEAVNMYQIRQWYKPLIELATTWPVLILSRGSTAALALFDESPLPVTYVRTVADLEKTVARQDLRVVFYVNQNAKNFQMFRYGQRWHVFINHGESDKMYMTTNQFKAYDYSLIAGDAARARLERVLWDYDFDKRAIPIGRPQADHFSGELPYTPDDRIVVLYAPTWEGDRAAAAYGSIASHGVGLVRALLATGRHRVIYRPHPRSGVVNNLYGQANREIIGMLAEANKSDPSAQHVYDNGSEIGWQIAAADVAITDISAMIYDRLATGKPLMVTRPASERAKIDEGGYLSACEWLEIDDVADVTEHVDRLLHDPETVERINTWSEYYFGDTTPGAATRRFHDAVEHLMDEWDVHARRHESELAQRVVDSPR, encoded by the coding sequence ATGAACGTGATCGGAGACGCCCGAAAAGCGGTGCAACTGGGCAAGAAACTCGTCGACAACCGTCGGGCGCACGTTCAGCTGCGCCAGAAGGTTCGCTCGCAGCCCCCGCTTCAGCCTGGACGCTTCAAGATCGCTGTGTACTTTGCCGACGAGGCTGTGAATATGTACCAGATTCGTCAGTGGTACAAGCCGCTCATCGAACTTGCCACGACCTGGCCCGTGCTGATTCTCAGCCGAGGCTCGACAGCCGCGCTAGCGCTCTTCGATGAATCGCCCCTGCCCGTCACCTACGTGCGCACAGTCGCAGACCTCGAGAAGACGGTCGCGAGGCAAGACCTCCGCGTCGTCTTCTATGTCAACCAGAACGCCAAGAATTTTCAGATGTTCCGCTACGGCCAGCGGTGGCATGTGTTCATCAACCATGGCGAGAGCGACAAGATGTACATGACCACAAACCAGTTCAAGGCGTACGACTACAGCCTGATCGCGGGAGATGCGGCGCGAGCGCGACTGGAGAGGGTGCTCTGGGACTACGACTTCGATAAGCGCGCTATTCCCATCGGCCGGCCGCAGGCGGACCACTTCTCGGGCGAGCTGCCCTACACGCCCGATGATCGCATCGTCGTTCTCTACGCGCCGACGTGGGAAGGCGATCGTGCAGCTGCCGCGTACGGCTCCATCGCCAGCCATGGAGTCGGCCTCGTGCGCGCTCTGCTCGCGACCGGGCGCCACCGCGTGATCTATCGTCCGCACCCGCGCTCCGGCGTCGTCAACAATCTCTACGGGCAAGCGAACCGAGAGATCATCGGGATGCTCGCTGAGGCGAACAAGTCCGATCCCTCCGCGCAGCACGTCTACGACAACGGGTCAGAGATCGGCTGGCAGATCGCCGCGGCAGACGTCGCCATCACCGACATCTCGGCGATGATCTATGACCGTCTCGCCACGGGCAAGCCGCTCATGGTGACGCGGCCCGCGAGTGAGCGCGCGAAGATCGATGAGGGCGGTTACCTGTCGGCCTGTGAGTGGCTCGAGATCGACGATGTCGCAGACGTGACCGAGCATGTCGATCGTCTGCTCCACGATCCCGAGACGGTCGAGCGCATCAACACGTGGTCGGAATATTACTTCGGAGACACAACGCCAGGGGCCGCGACGAGGCGTTTTCACGATGCAGTCGAGCACCTCATGGACGAATGGGACGTGCACGCTCGGCGTCACGAGTCGGAACTCGCCCAGCGCGTCGTCGATTCGCCCCGCTGA
- a CDS encoding nicotinate phosphoribosyltransferase, with translation MNTSTALRTDRYELTMLEAAITHGTADTPCMFEAFGRRLPGARRYGVVAGIGRLLERIRDFRFGDAELAWLSGNEVVNSATLDWLADYRFSGDIWGYAEGEAYFPESPILIVESSFGEGVLLETLILSILNYDSAVAAAATRMVTAAADRPLAEMGSRRTHEDSAVAAARAAYIAGFSATSNLEAGRTWGIPTMGTAAHSFTLLHESEEEAFRAQIAASGPETTLLVDTYDIARGVETAIRVAGTELGAIRLDSGDLPTLVVDVRRQLDKLGAHDTKITVTSDLDEYAIATLRPAPVDSYGVGTSLVTGSGSPAAGLVYKLVARQRGNGEWVSVAKASTGKASIGGRKYATRVRDENGVARQEKVYIGLGPEDADALPSTERPLLQPLMTAGDIDDRHVGVAGTRRAREHHAMVRSELPAGAFRLGRGDPALPTTFDE, from the coding sequence GTGAACACGTCGACGGCACTCCGCACCGACCGCTACGAGCTCACAATGCTCGAAGCGGCGATCACTCACGGCACGGCCGACACCCCCTGCATGTTCGAGGCCTTCGGGCGCCGGCTCCCGGGAGCCAGACGCTACGGCGTCGTCGCAGGCATCGGGCGGCTCCTCGAGCGAATCCGCGATTTTCGATTTGGCGACGCCGAGCTCGCCTGGCTCTCCGGCAACGAGGTCGTGAACTCCGCCACTCTCGACTGGCTGGCTGACTATCGTTTCAGCGGCGACATCTGGGGCTACGCCGAAGGAGAAGCGTACTTTCCTGAATCCCCAATCTTGATCGTCGAGTCCTCTTTCGGCGAGGGCGTGCTTCTCGAGACGCTGATTCTCAGCATCCTGAATTATGACTCCGCTGTCGCTGCTGCTGCCACGCGCATGGTCACTGCGGCCGCCGACCGCCCGCTCGCCGAAATGGGCTCGCGCCGCACACACGAGGACTCCGCCGTCGCCGCCGCGCGCGCCGCATACATCGCAGGCTTCAGCGCGACGAGCAACCTCGAAGCGGGCCGCACCTGGGGCATCCCGACCATGGGTACCGCCGCTCATTCCTTCACACTGCTGCATGAGAGCGAGGAGGAGGCGTTCCGCGCGCAGATCGCGGCCTCTGGACCCGAGACGACGCTGCTCGTCGACACGTACGACATCGCCCGCGGCGTCGAGACCGCTATTCGCGTAGCCGGCACCGAGCTCGGCGCGATCCGGCTCGACTCCGGCGACCTTCCGACACTTGTCGTCGACGTGCGGCGTCAACTCGATAAGCTCGGCGCCCACGACACCAAGATCACCGTCACGAGCGACCTCGACGAGTACGCCATCGCGACGCTGCGACCTGCTCCTGTCGATTCGTATGGCGTGGGAACGTCGCTTGTTACGGGCTCGGGCTCCCCCGCGGCCGGACTCGTCTACAAACTCGTTGCTCGTCAGCGCGGCAACGGAGAATGGGTCTCCGTTGCCAAGGCCTCGACGGGAAAGGCCTCCATCGGCGGACGCAAGTATGCAACCCGGGTCCGCGACGAGAACGGAGTCGCACGTCAGGAGAAGGTGTACATCGGTCTCGGTCCAGAAGACGCTGACGCTCTCCCCTCCACGGAGCGCCCGCTTCTGCAGCCGCTCATGACGGCGGGAGACATCGATGACCGTCACGTCGGGGTGGCCGGCACTCGACGCGCGCGAGAACATCACGCGATGGTGCGCTCCGAGCTTCCGGCGGGCGCCTTCCGTCTCGGTCGCGGGGACCCCGCGCTGCCGACGACGTTCGACGAGTAA
- a CDS encoding ABC transporter ATP-binding protein, whose amino-acid sequence MTASVISVVDLGVRFRRNRRGRRNFKDLFAGKNRRSRPGEFWALRNVSFTVERGEAIGVVGRNGQGKSTLLKLVAGVLLPDEGSVTVSDGVAPLIEITGGFVNDLTVRDNVYLTAGLHGMSRREIEARFDEIIDFAEIQDFVDTPYKHLSSGMKVRVAFAVIAQLDEPIMLVDEVLAVGDKAFREKCYRRIDEMLAGGRTLFFVSHNERDLRRFCTRGLYLDRGSLVLDSSIDDVLDRYNAEYNS is encoded by the coding sequence ATGACAGCATCCGTGATCTCGGTCGTCGACCTCGGTGTTCGCTTTCGCCGCAACAGGCGCGGGCGCCGCAATTTCAAGGACCTCTTCGCGGGCAAGAACCGCCGTTCACGACCTGGTGAATTCTGGGCGCTGCGAAATGTCTCGTTCACCGTGGAACGAGGTGAAGCAATTGGCGTCGTCGGCCGCAACGGGCAGGGCAAATCAACGCTGCTCAAGCTCGTCGCGGGCGTGCTGCTCCCCGACGAGGGCTCGGTGACGGTCTCCGACGGCGTGGCACCCCTCATCGAGATCACCGGCGGTTTCGTCAACGATCTGACCGTACGCGACAACGTCTATCTCACGGCTGGACTGCACGGCATGAGCCGCCGAGAGATCGAAGCGAGGTTCGACGAGATCATCGACTTCGCCGAGATCCAGGATTTCGTGGACACGCCGTACAAGCACCTGTCGAGCGGGATGAAGGTTCGCGTGGCGTTCGCCGTCATCGCTCAGCTCGACGAGCCCATCATGCTCGTCGACGAGGTACTCGCGGTCGGCGACAAGGCTTTTCGCGAGAAGTGCTATCGGCGTATCGACGAGATGCTTGCGGGCGGCCGTACGCTCTTCTTCGTGTCGCACAATGAACGCGATCTTCGACGTTTCTGCACGCGTGGCCTGTACCTGGATCGTGGATCGCTTGTTCTCGATTCGTCGATCGACGACGTTCTCGATCGGTACAACGCCGAGTACAACAGCTGA
- a CDS encoding glycosyltransferase family 2 protein, translated as MSAAEAARPSVGVVVLTQGARPDELSAGIHSVRAQAGVDTDIVVVGNGWQPVELPEGVRGLGLSENLGIPAGRNRGASQVTGEYIFFLDDDATLPSETFLADAIGLMRADPGIGLVQPRLEDAVDGRAPRRWIPRIRKGDRRRSSNIFSCLEAVIVMPRAVFDACGGWGDDYFYAHEGIELAWRVWDQGKRAWYAGELVANHPFVHPTRHSDYYRLNARNRVWLARRNLPYVLQPIYVAAWTGITLLRWWRKPDVLSIWFAGWREGWIENPGARSRMSWRTVLRMTAAGRPPIV; from the coding sequence GTGTCCGCAGCTGAGGCCGCCCGCCCGAGCGTCGGCGTCGTGGTGCTCACGCAAGGAGCCCGGCCAGACGAGCTGAGCGCGGGAATCCACTCGGTGCGCGCACAGGCGGGCGTCGACACCGACATCGTCGTGGTGGGCAACGGGTGGCAGCCGGTGGAACTGCCCGAGGGTGTTCGCGGCCTGGGTCTCAGTGAGAACCTCGGTATCCCCGCTGGACGCAACCGCGGCGCATCGCAGGTGACGGGGGAGTACATCTTCTTTCTCGACGACGACGCGACGCTTCCGAGCGAGACGTTCCTGGCAGATGCGATCGGCCTCATGCGCGCCGACCCCGGCATTGGGCTCGTCCAACCCCGGCTTGAGGATGCTGTTGACGGCCGCGCGCCCCGCCGGTGGATTCCGCGCATCCGCAAAGGTGACCGGAGACGATCGAGCAACATCTTCTCGTGTCTCGAGGCCGTCATCGTTATGCCGAGGGCGGTGTTCGACGCCTGTGGCGGGTGGGGAGATGACTACTTCTACGCGCATGAGGGAATCGAACTCGCGTGGCGTGTGTGGGATCAGGGCAAACGCGCGTGGTACGCCGGAGAGCTCGTGGCAAATCATCCGTTTGTGCATCCGACCCGCCACAGCGACTACTACCGCCTGAATGCACGAAATCGCGTCTGGCTTGCGCGCCGCAACCTGCCGTACGTGCTTCAGCCCATCTACGTCGCGGCCTGGACGGGGATCACGCTTCTCCGCTGGTGGCGCAAACCAGATGTGCTGTCGATCTGGTTCGCCGGCTGGCGTGAGGGCTGGATTGAGAACCCGGGAGCGCGATCGCGCATGAGCTGGCGCACAGTCCTCCGTATGACGGCAGCGGGTCGACCACCCATCGTCTGA
- a CDS encoding glycosyltransferase family 2 protein, with protein MGTSASEVPSSGTLPGVSYVMPVLNDVTHVRAAVDSLLGQDYQGPFDVAIAVGPSIDGTNELVEALSRADSRVRVIENPVGSTPAGLNIAIQATQHPIIVRVDAHSVLPPEYTRIAVETMMRTGAGNVGGIMDAQGTTPFEEAVAAAYGSRIGLGGTPHHVGGSEGPADTVYLGVFRRDALNDVGLFDERIKRGQDWELNRRIRQGGHTVWFTPRLRVVYRPRPTLSRLARQFFSTGMWRGEISRRFPARNVLRYFAPPLMVLAVAVASLLGLVGLVQALLGVAPWLLLAFIVPVGYILLVIAAAITMPGVRGAAVRLWLLIVLPCIHFCWGVGFIPGFLLLAGNIAAQKYEKGEGSRVAPE; from the coding sequence ATGGGAACATCAGCGTCAGAGGTGCCCTCGTCGGGCACACTCCCTGGCGTGTCGTACGTCATGCCCGTGCTCAACGACGTCACTCATGTGCGTGCCGCAGTCGACAGTCTTCTCGGTCAGGATTATCAGGGCCCGTTCGACGTCGCCATCGCCGTTGGCCCCTCGATCGACGGAACCAACGAACTCGTCGAGGCGCTCTCCCGCGCTGATTCGCGCGTGCGCGTGATCGAGAATCCCGTGGGCTCGACGCCGGCCGGCTTGAACATCGCGATCCAGGCGACTCAGCACCCGATCATCGTGCGCGTCGACGCGCACTCCGTGCTCCCGCCCGAGTACACGCGCATCGCCGTCGAGACAATGATGCGCACGGGCGCGGGAAACGTCGGCGGAATCATGGATGCCCAGGGAACGACGCCGTTCGAAGAGGCAGTCGCCGCGGCATACGGATCGCGCATCGGTCTCGGAGGCACCCCCCATCACGTCGGGGGCTCCGAGGGGCCGGCGGACACCGTGTATCTCGGCGTCTTTCGACGAGATGCGCTCAACGACGTCGGTCTCTTCGATGAGCGCATCAAACGCGGTCAGGACTGGGAACTCAACCGCCGCATCCGCCAGGGGGGACATACCGTCTGGTTCACTCCCCGGTTGCGTGTCGTCTACCGTCCACGGCCGACTCTCTCACGGCTCGCGCGGCAGTTCTTCTCGACGGGAATGTGGCGCGGCGAGATCAGCAGGCGATTTCCGGCGCGCAATGTGCTGCGCTATTTCGCGCCACCGCTCATGGTGCTTGCCGTTGCCGTCGCTTCGCTGCTCGGTCTCGTCGGACTCGTTCAGGCGCTCCTCGGCGTCGCTCCGTGGCTGCTTCTCGCGTTCATCGTGCCCGTCGGGTACATTCTGCTCGTGATCGCGGCCGCGATCACGATGCCCGGCGTTCGCGGCGCAGCGGTGCGGCTGTGGCTGCTGATCGTGCTTCCGTGCATACACTTCTGTTGGGGAGTGGGATTCATTCCGGGCTTCCTGCTCCTCGCCGGCAACATCGCCGCGCAGAAGTACGAGAAGGGTGAGGGCTCCCGTGTCGCTCCCGAATGA
- a CDS encoding NTP transferase domain-containing protein: MTTQVVILAAGMGSRLGRSLPKPLTELNDGRTIMQQQFDNIHQAFGKNVKVSIVVGYKLEHIIEAFPDANFVYNEQYDQTNTSKSLLRALKASSAGGVLWMNGDVVFDPSVLERAAALVARDQSFVTVNTSKVSDEEVKYTTSAEGYIKQLSKTVKNGALGEAVGINYISRADKVKFIRQLQRVDDQDYFERGLELAIAHDSVLVEPMDISDLYAVEVDFAEDLEQANLFV; encoded by the coding sequence ATGACGACACAGGTCGTAATTCTAGCTGCGGGGATGGGCAGCCGGCTCGGGCGCTCGCTCCCCAAGCCTCTGACTGAGCTGAACGATGGTCGCACGATCATGCAGCAGCAGTTCGACAACATCCACCAGGCGTTCGGAAAGAACGTCAAGGTGTCGATCGTCGTCGGATACAAGCTCGAGCACATCATCGAGGCGTTCCCCGACGCGAATTTTGTCTACAACGAGCAGTACGACCAGACGAACACGTCGAAGAGCCTGCTCCGCGCGCTCAAGGCGTCGTCTGCCGGTGGCGTTCTGTGGATGAACGGCGACGTCGTCTTCGATCCGTCCGTGCTGGAGCGCGCCGCCGCGCTTGTGGCACGCGATCAGTCGTTCGTCACAGTCAACACCTCAAAGGTCTCTGACGAAGAGGTCAAGTACACGACGAGCGCGGAAGGATACATCAAGCAGCTCTCGAAGACTGTCAAGAACGGCGCGCTCGGCGAAGCCGTCGGGATCAACTACATCTCGCGCGCCGACAAGGTGAAGTTCATCCGCCAGCTTCAGCGCGTCGACGATCAGGACTATTTCGAGCGCGGCCTCGAGCTCGCCATTGCACACGACAGTGTTCTCGTCGAGCCGATGGACATCTCGGATCTGTACGCCGTCGAGGTCGACTTCGCCGAAGACCTTGAGCAGGCGAACCTGTTCGTGTAG
- a CDS encoding ABC transporter permease — protein MTSAAIPSSPRTRAARYRSALWLLTKRDLRVRYSTSALGYVWSIIDPLVMAGIYWFVFTVVFNRGDSIGEQPYIVFLLAGLLPWMWFTGTVSDSTRAFLKDAKLVRSTSIPRSIWVNRLVLSKGIEFVASLPVLAIFAVVYGAPVNWLIVLFPLGIVLQATLIMALGLIIAPAVVFFRDLERATKLILRFLFYASPIIYGFTDLPDAIQPIAAFNPLAGIMSIYRSAFFPDQLNWFAIGMSALVSLALLVIGIIVFSRSERSVLKEL, from the coding sequence GTGACATCAGCAGCGATTCCGAGCTCGCCCCGGACACGGGCAGCCCGCTATCGAAGCGCGCTCTGGTTGCTGACGAAACGCGATCTTCGCGTGCGCTACTCTACGAGCGCGCTGGGATACGTCTGGTCGATCATCGACCCGTTGGTGATGGCGGGCATCTACTGGTTCGTCTTCACCGTGGTCTTCAATCGCGGCGACAGCATCGGCGAGCAGCCGTACATCGTCTTCCTCCTCGCGGGCCTGCTGCCATGGATGTGGTTCACCGGCACAGTGTCAGACTCCACGCGCGCCTTTCTGAAGGACGCGAAGCTCGTGCGGTCCACATCTATTCCACGCAGCATCTGGGTGAACCGGCTCGTGCTTTCCAAGGGCATTGAGTTCGTCGCTTCGCTTCCCGTGCTCGCGATCTTCGCGGTTGTCTACGGCGCACCGGTCAACTGGCTTATCGTGCTCTTCCCCCTGGGGATCGTGCTTCAGGCGACGCTCATCATGGCACTCGGACTGATCATCGCACCGGCCGTCGTGTTCTTCAGAGACCTCGAGCGTGCGACGAAGCTGATTCTCCGCTTCCTGTTCTATGCGTCACCGATCATTTACGGCTTCACCGATCTTCCCGACGCGATCCAACCGATCGCGGCATTCAACCCGCTCGCGGGCATCATGTCGATCTACCGCTCGGCATTCTTTCCTGATCAGCTGAACTGGTTCGCCATCGGCATGTCTGCCCTCGTCTCCCTCGCACTTCTCGTGATCGGCATCATCGTGTTCAGCCGATCTGAGCGCAGCGTTCTGAAGGAGCTGTGA
- a CDS encoding ABC transporter ATP-binding protein, which produces MKKTQATSSGADTSSPAPTISVSERVSSAARDAADVSAAEQVTATQEISDPDDDSTPSVTQSEDDVHSDRGDAPQARPVGTDVVSGATTWVRSAWKRTRERMSDEREKAAERAKKRAEAKAEKAAAAKDAADQLLTAAADATPRGAVSMSGLRKEFGDTVAVTSIDLDIPSGSFYGIVGPNGAGKTTTLSMITGLLRPDAGTVSVGGVDVWSDPAAAKRMMGTLPDRMRLFDRLTGAQLLYYSGVLRGLDNVTVRARVKSLTRAFGLDDAVGRLVSDYSAGMSKKIALACALIHSPRVLVLDEPFESVDPVSAASITEILQKYVENGGTVILSSHGMEFIERVCDNVAIIVGGELLASGAVDDVRDGGTLEERFIELVGGRKATEDLEWLHSFSD; this is translated from the coding sequence ATGAAGAAGACACAGGCGACGAGCTCAGGCGCCGACACCTCGTCGCCCGCGCCCACCATCTCTGTGTCCGAACGCGTCAGCTCTGCTGCTCGCGACGCCGCAGACGTCTCGGCGGCCGAACAGGTCACGGCGACGCAGGAGATCAGCGATCCCGACGACGATTCGACGCCGAGCGTCACTCAGTCGGAGGACGACGTGCATTCTGATCGCGGCGATGCACCGCAGGCACGCCCTGTGGGTACGGACGTCGTCTCTGGCGCGACCACCTGGGTGCGAAGCGCGTGGAAGCGCACGCGCGAACGCATGTCGGATGAGCGGGAGAAGGCTGCTGAGCGGGCGAAGAAACGCGCGGAAGCGAAAGCCGAGAAGGCCGCAGCGGCCAAGGACGCCGCCGATCAGCTGCTCACCGCCGCCGCAGACGCCACACCGCGAGGAGCCGTCTCGATGTCCGGGCTGCGCAAGGAGTTCGGAGACACGGTCGCTGTCACATCCATTGATCTCGACATTCCGTCGGGGTCCTTCTACGGGATCGTCGGGCCGAACGGTGCGGGAAAGACGACAACACTCTCGATGATCACGGGTCTCCTGCGGCCAGATGCAGGGACCGTGTCCGTTGGGGGAGTAGACGTCTGGAGCGACCCTGCGGCAGCGAAGCGCATGATGGGCACGCTGCCCGATCGAATGCGCCTGTTCGACCGGCTCACCGGTGCCCAGCTGCTCTACTACTCTGGCGTTCTTCGCGGACTCGACAATGTGACCGTTCGCGCACGCGTGAAGAGCCTGACGCGCGCATTCGGGCTCGACGATGCGGTGGGACGCCTGGTGTCGGATTACTCGGCCGGCATGTCGAAGAAGATCGCGCTCGCATGCGCGCTCATCCACTCGCCGCGCGTGCTCGTGCTCGACGAGCCCTTCGAATCTGTTGATCCAGTCTCGGCTGCAAGCATCACCGAGATTCTGCAGAAATACGTGGAGAACGGCGGCACCGTGATTCTCTCGAGTCACGGCATGGAATTCATCGAGCGCGTCTGCGACAACGTCGCGATCATCGTCGGGGGAGAGCTGCTGGCAAGCGGAGCCGTGGACGACGTGCGCGATGGAGGCACCCTGGAGGAACGGTTCATCGAGCTCGTAGGCGGGCGCAAGGCGACGGAGGACCTTGAATGGTTGCACAGCTTCTCCGACTGA
- a CDS encoding CDP-alcohol phosphatidyltransferase family protein: MSLPNDDRPRRPRTIAELRAVAQPDEVRSRKNAEHWTAGLYLRDLSPYVTWLLLRTSISANGVTGLMILSGWAVAASLLIPGFGGAALALVMCQVQMLIDCCDGEVARWRKTSSPAGAFLDAVGHYTTEALIPVALAIRAAGYPFTPDGDYLWTTLGLGLALVLVLNKALNDMVRVARANFGAPKLTYSDDEMAPSGGVLARLRRLAKVIPLHRIFHSVEMTMVIFAASVVGLFVGDRVAMRATLIGLLVVAVLTLGGHFLAIMASKRVRS; this comes from the coding sequence GTGTCGCTCCCGAATGACGATCGCCCCCGTCGTCCTCGCACCATCGCAGAGCTGCGTGCGGTAGCGCAGCCCGACGAAGTACGCTCGCGCAAGAACGCCGAGCACTGGACGGCCGGCCTGTACCTGCGCGATCTGTCACCGTACGTGACGTGGCTGCTGCTTCGCACGTCGATCAGCGCGAACGGCGTCACAGGCCTCATGATCCTGAGCGGCTGGGCCGTGGCAGCATCCCTTCTCATTCCCGGGTTCGGGGGAGCGGCTCTCGCGCTTGTCATGTGCCAGGTGCAGATGCTCATTGACTGCTGCGACGGGGAGGTCGCCCGGTGGCGCAAGACGTCGTCTCCCGCAGGGGCGTTTCTGGATGCTGTCGGGCACTACACGACTGAAGCGCTTATTCCCGTCGCTCTCGCCATTCGTGCCGCGGGATACCCCTTCACCCCCGACGGCGACTATCTGTGGACGACGCTCGGCCTCGGCCTCGCTCTCGTGCTCGTTCTGAACAAGGCGCTCAACGACATGGTGCGCGTCGCGCGTGCCAATTTCGGAGCACCAAAGCTCACGTACTCCGACGACGAGATGGCGCCGAGCGGCGGTGTCCTTGCCCGCTTGCGTCGACTGGCAAAGGTGATTCCGTTGCATCGAATCTTCCACTCGGTCGAGATGACGATGGTGATCTTCGCAGCATCCGTCGTCGGACTCTTCGTCGGGGACCGGGTGGCGATGCGCGCGACCCTCATCGGTCTTCTCGTCGTCGCCGTTCTGACTCTCGGCGGCCACTTTCTCGCGATCATGGCGTCGAAACGTGTCCGCAGCTGA